From the Lancefieldella sp. Marseille-Q7238 genome, one window contains:
- a CDS encoding NAD-dependent deacylase, with translation MGDTTNIPGTAEQQGVTDAIRQLKQWIDGSSHLVFFGGAGVSTESGIPDFRGKDGLYSRGGIKVGSMTVGCNASSEDASHDVGNNIGNDVGSNAGNDALVDPEFESWGRMETESDITLEEIFSLDIFEDFPEAYYTYFRNSHHLGEAKPNVTHRKLAQWEREGKLKAVITQNIDGLHQAAGSENVFELHGNETRFYCSDCGHAYTLDEIEASASMVPLCACGGTIRPDIVFYGEGLNMDVFYRALAALAAADVLIVAGSSLVVYPAAGLLDYYTGHKMVIINDMPTPYDGRADLVIHSRIGEVFSQL, from the coding sequence ATGGGTGATACAACGAATATACCTGGTACAGCTGAACAGCAAGGCGTAACCGATGCTATACGGCAGCTCAAACAATGGATCGATGGGTCATCTCACCTTGTCTTTTTCGGAGGAGCTGGCGTTTCCACAGAAAGCGGCATTCCCGATTTCAGGGGGAAAGACGGTTTGTATAGCCGAGGTGGTATCAAAGTTGGTTCCATGACTGTCGGCTGCAACGCTTCAAGCGAAGATGCTTCTCATGATGTCGGTAATAACATCGGCAACGATGTCGGCAGCAACGCCGGTAACGATGCTCTTGTTGACCCGGAATTTGAGTCTTGGGGACGTATGGAAACGGAGTCTGACATTACACTTGAAGAGATTTTCTCGCTTGATATTTTTGAAGACTTCCCCGAAGCGTATTACACCTATTTCAGAAATTCTCACCACCTTGGCGAGGCAAAGCCCAATGTTACTCATCGTAAGCTGGCCCAATGGGAGCGCGAAGGCAAGCTGAAAGCAGTAATAACGCAAAATATTGATGGACTGCACCAGGCTGCTGGCAGCGAGAATGTATTTGAGTTACATGGCAATGAAACGCGCTTTTATTGTTCTGATTGCGGACACGCCTATACGCTCGATGAGATAGAGGCGTCAGCTTCAATGGTTCCGCTGTGCGCGTGCGGAGGAACTATCAGGCCGGACATTGTGTTTTACGGTGAGGGCTTGAACATGGATGTTTTTTATAGAGCTCTTGCCGCTCTTGCGGCCGCTGACGTGCTGATCGTTGCGGGAAGTTCGTTGGTGGTGTATCCGGCTGCCGGACTTTTAGACTACTATACGGGCCACAAGATGGTCATCATCAACGACATGCCAACTCCCTATGATGGGCGAGCTGACCTCGTGATCCATAGCCGCATCGGAGAAGTTTTTTCGCAACTATAG
- a CDS encoding SDR family NAD(P)-dependent oxidoreductase, which produces MAFDFTGKIALVTGGSAGIGAEISKGIVAGGGHVVVCARNEEVGKQFVQELGEGNYFYKMDISDAEGVKAAIAKILEEVGDVSILINNAGRISSVQFDQVDDTEWNNTINTNLTGTYNVTHALWQHFKNRGGARIVNVSSVAGKIGGGLLGTVAYASSKAGVNGFTKAIAKEGGKFGISCNAVCPSFTITEMTDALSNDPEKYKKVVGIIPLGRPAQASEPAQMVLFFASDLASFVNGEVGDCDGGIVMD; this is translated from the coding sequence ATGGCGTTTGATTTCACAGGCAAAATTGCTTTGGTTACCGGCGGATCCGCGGGGATTGGTGCGGAAATTTCGAAGGGTATCGTCGCAGGTGGAGGCCACGTCGTAGTATGCGCACGCAATGAAGAAGTGGGCAAGCAGTTTGTTCAGGAGCTTGGCGAGGGAAACTACTTCTACAAGATGGACATCTCTGATGCCGAGGGCGTTAAAGCTGCTATCGCAAAGATTCTTGAAGAGGTCGGCGACGTTTCTATTCTTATCAACAACGCGGGTCGGATCAGTTCTGTTCAGTTTGATCAGGTCGATGATACGGAATGGAACAACACTATCAACACGAACCTTACCGGCACCTATAATGTGACGCATGCGCTTTGGCAGCACTTTAAGAATCGTGGCGGCGCTCGTATCGTCAACGTTTCCTCTGTTGCGGGCAAAATCGGCGGCGGGTTGCTTGGTACAGTTGCCTACGCTTCTTCTAAAGCGGGAGTGAATGGCTTTACCAAGGCGATTGCCAAAGAGGGCGGCAAGTTTGGTATTTCTTGCAATGCCGTCTGCCCTTCCTTTACTATTACCGAGATGACAGATGCGCTTTCAAACGATCCCGAGAAGTACAAAAAAGTCGTTGGCATTATTCCTTTAGGGCGTCCCGCTCAGGCATCTGAGCCGGCGCAGATGGTTCTTTTCTTCGCATCCGACCTTGCGAGCTTCGTCAACGGAGAAGTTGGCGACTGCGATGGCGGAATCGTGATGGACTAG
- a CDS encoding 2-keto-3-deoxygluconate permease, whose amino-acid sequence MKEPISIQHPFKALGRLPGANILVPLLLGCFINTVFPEVLPTLGSFTKAMSVSGTGALVGAFMLCVGTTISFKSAPKAALRGAIIIISKVIFCVALAMAVLFLMGDNLFGLSAMVILAACSGANNAMYSGLMADYGNEYEQGAVAITTLIVGPPVTMIALGAAGQAPIGWSLLGAVLPIIVGIIFGNCFPSLKKMFSSALPGIIVMTFFAMGTTMKFDQLIAAGPSGILLGIICSCLGGFINFFVDRATGGTGVAGVGISSCAGANALTPAAMAEANPAVYGGAVLAAATAQVAAAVIVTAILTPLITAYVFNHYANSNEKKVK is encoded by the coding sequence ATGAAAGAACCGATTTCTATTCAGCACCCTTTTAAAGCTCTTGGCAGGCTTCCGGGCGCAAATATTCTTGTCCCCTTGCTGCTGGGCTGTTTTATCAATACTGTGTTTCCTGAGGTGCTCCCCACGTTGGGAAGCTTTACCAAAGCTATGAGCGTTTCGGGAACAGGAGCGCTGGTTGGCGCCTTCATGCTATGCGTCGGTACAACTATTTCCTTCAAGAGTGCGCCGAAGGCGGCTCTGCGCGGCGCCATCATTATTATTTCAAAGGTTATTTTCTGCGTCGCCCTTGCGATGGCTGTTCTGTTCCTTATGGGCGACAATCTTTTCGGTCTGTCAGCCATGGTTATTCTCGCGGCATGCTCCGGTGCCAACAACGCGATGTATTCAGGTTTGATGGCCGACTACGGCAATGAGTATGAGCAGGGAGCCGTTGCAATCACCACGTTGATTGTTGGTCCTCCCGTTACCATGATCGCCCTTGGCGCCGCCGGTCAGGCTCCTATTGGCTGGTCGCTTTTGGGCGCCGTGCTTCCAATTATCGTCGGCATTATCTTCGGTAACTGTTTCCCGAGCTTGAAGAAGATGTTTTCTTCCGCGCTTCCAGGAATCATCGTGATGACGTTTTTCGCTATGGGTACTACGATGAAGTTTGATCAGCTTATCGCTGCCGGACCGTCCGGAATTCTTTTGGGCATTATTTGCTCCTGCCTCGGCGGATTTATTAACTTCTTTGTCGATCGCGCGACCGGAGGAACAGGCGTTGCCGGCGTTGGCATTTCAAGCTGCGCGGGCGCGAATGCCTTGACTCCCGCGGCAATGGCTGAAGCCAACCCGGCCGTGTATGGCGGCGCCGTTCTTGCGGCGGCAACGGCTCAGGTTGCGGCAGCCGTTATCGTGACTGCGATTTTGACTCCGCTCATTACGGCGTACGTGTTCAATCATTACGCTAACAGCAATGAGAAAAAGGTGAAGTAG
- a CDS encoding transketolase, translating into MPTPGLPERDLTDLEIQLAANSMRRNIITMLEKSKSGHPGGSLSSADMVATLFFSGAMKYNHNNSEDHTQDRFFLSKGHAAPVIYAAYYLLGWLHDDDMMTLRQLGSRLQGHPDSHACPGFEVCSGSLGQGLSVASGCALGLQLASLESGERAPKVFVLLGDGELQEGSNWESIMFAAHHKLDNLIAIVDFNNLQIDGHVTEVCSLGDLGEKFRAFGWNVIRVNGHDVLEVRKALLAARDGREAGNTAPTAIICTTVKGKGVSFMEDKVNWHGNAPSEAQAEQAREELDAARELLLIQAESTKEDADV; encoded by the coding sequence ATGCCAACACCAGGCCTTCCAGAGCGCGATCTCACCGATTTGGAGATTCAGCTTGCGGCTAATTCGATGCGACGCAATATCATCACGATGCTTGAAAAAAGCAAGTCAGGTCATCCCGGCGGTTCGCTCAGTTCGGCAGACATGGTGGCTACGTTATTCTTTTCAGGTGCTATGAAATACAATCACAACAATTCCGAAGACCATACCCAGGATCGGTTCTTTCTCTCTAAAGGACACGCCGCGCCGGTTATTTATGCAGCATACTACCTGCTTGGATGGCTGCATGACGATGATATGATGACGCTTCGTCAGTTAGGCAGCCGCTTGCAGGGGCATCCCGACAGCCACGCGTGCCCCGGCTTTGAGGTGTGTTCTGGCTCGCTTGGACAGGGGCTTTCAGTAGCTTCCGGTTGCGCTTTGGGCTTGCAACTTGCCTCGCTTGAGAGTGGTGAGCGTGCGCCCAAGGTATTTGTGCTGCTTGGTGATGGCGAACTTCAGGAGGGCTCTAACTGGGAGTCGATTATGTTCGCGGCGCACCATAAGCTTGACAATCTTATTGCCATTGTTGACTTCAATAACCTGCAGATAGACGGTCATGTGACTGAGGTTTGTTCTTTAGGTGACCTTGGCGAGAAGTTCCGCGCGTTCGGGTGGAATGTTATTCGTGTCAATGGCCATGACGTCTTGGAAGTTCGCAAGGCGCTTCTCGCCGCGCGAGACGGCAGGGAAGCGGGAAACACCGCGCCTACGGCTATTATTTGCACAACTGTCAAAGGCAAGGGTGTCTCGTTTATGGAGGATAAGGTCAACTGGCATGGCAACGCTCCCAGCGAGGCGCAGGCGGAGCAGGCGCGAGAAGAGCTTGACGCCGCGAGAGAGCTGCTGTTGATTCAGGCCGAAAGCACAAAGGAGGATGCCGATGTCTAG
- a CDS encoding transketolase family protein: MSRATREAYGETLVELVREGHNIMAVDADLAGSTKLADFQKAFPKRFVDVGIAEQDMVGVAAGLSLTGHTVFTGSFAVFATGRAYDQIRNTVCDSGLNVKICPTHAGITVGEDGATHQSLEDIGMMRALPQMRVLVPADYWSAKAALRLAAEADGPFYVRMGRHKVPEVYDETFKGGVPYATVLREGTDVTLAACGVEVAQSLAAAEILAQEGISAEVIDVFSIKPLDEEAILASAAKTRRVVTVEEHNIAGGLGAAVAELLSEKLPTPMRFAGMRTFGTSAPGDVLLSHFHLDAEGIAGRVREFVLA, from the coding sequence ATGTCTAGGGCAACTCGTGAAGCATATGGCGAGACGCTGGTTGAGCTGGTCCGCGAGGGACACAATATTATGGCGGTTGACGCTGACCTTGCCGGTTCTACGAAGCTCGCTGACTTTCAAAAGGCGTTTCCCAAGCGTTTTGTCGACGTTGGCATCGCCGAACAAGATATGGTCGGTGTAGCGGCCGGTCTTTCGCTGACAGGACATACAGTATTTACCGGCTCGTTTGCAGTCTTTGCTACCGGACGAGCCTATGATCAGATTCGCAATACCGTGTGCGATTCCGGTCTTAACGTCAAGATTTGTCCCACACATGCGGGCATTACCGTAGGAGAGGACGGTGCCACCCATCAATCGCTTGAGGACATTGGCATGATGCGCGCCCTTCCTCAAATGCGCGTACTGGTCCCTGCGGATTATTGGTCCGCGAAGGCCGCGCTACGTTTGGCGGCTGAAGCTGACGGCCCGTTTTACGTGCGCATGGGTCGCCACAAGGTGCCCGAGGTATATGACGAGACATTCAAAGGCGGCGTGCCGTACGCCACTGTGTTGCGAGAAGGAACGGATGTTACCCTGGCGGCATGCGGCGTTGAAGTAGCGCAGTCGCTGGCTGCGGCGGAAATTTTGGCCCAGGAGGGTATTTCTGCTGAGGTTATCGATGTGTTTTCAATCAAACCACTGGACGAAGAGGCCATTCTCGCTTCTGCCGCTAAAACAAGGCGTGTTGTTACGGTGGAAGAACACAATATAGCAGGTGGTCTTGGCGCGGCGGTGGCAGAGCTTCTGTCAGAAAAACTTCCAACGCCGATGCGCTTTGCCGGTATGCGGACGTTTGGCACATCGGCGCCGGGAGACGTGCTGCTTTCGCATTTCCACCTTGACGCAGAAGGCATTGCGGGGCGTGTGAGGGAGTTTGTACTCGCGTAA